In Micromonospora sp. WMMD980, the following are encoded in one genomic region:
- a CDS encoding type I polyketide synthase, with amino-acid sequence MSNDEKLRDYLRRTLVDLRQANQRLRDLESEPVAVVGMGCRLPGGVGSPRELWRLVVSGGDGVSGFPVDRGWDVEGLFDPDPDRVGKSYVREGGFLHDAAGFDAEFFEISPREALAMNPQQRLLLETSWEVFEDAGLDPGSLRGRDVGVFAGVMYHDYAPHLPHRLPEGVEGYLGIGDSGSATTGRVSYAFGLQGPAVTVETACSSSLVAVHLGVQALRSGECSMALAGGVAVMSTPATFVEFSRQRGLSPDGRCKPYAAAADGTGWSEGVALILLERLSDAIAAGHRIHAVIRGSAVNQDGASNGLTAPNGPAQQRVIRQALRNARLNSTDIDAVEGHGTGTTLGDPIEAQALIATYGHHRPDDQPLWLGSLKSNIGHTQAAAGAAGIIKMILAMQHGTLPQSLHIDEPTPQVDWSSGTVRLLTTNQPWPERQRPRRAAVSSFGVSGTNAHLILEQAPPPPEPQPEPEPEPGLFHHAPATLPLSAKTLPALREQAQRLATHLRDNPTTDLHHTSHHLTTGRAHLHHRAVVIAPDHPTALQALTALHTGDTHPNLVTGRATTTGKTVLVFPGQGSQWAGMGAHLLDTCPTFAARINDCATALAPHITWSLTDVLRQKPDAPTLDRVDVVQPASFAMMVALAELWRTLGITPDAVVGHSQGEIAAAHIAGALTLDDAAAIVALRSQAIADTLAGHGAMATLPLTLTETHKRIAPYHPHLEIAATNSPSFNVVAGDPTAIDDLLNHCENDGIRARRIPVDYASHTSHVEKLHPTLTTLLRHITPTHAHTPFYSTVDQQFITDTTTLNAEYWYRNLRQPVQFHNAITDLAHHGHHTYIETSTHPVLTISIHNTLDQHPQPTTTTPTLRRDHDTPHQILTTAAHLHTHGTPITWPTTTPPPHTPTPPTYPFQHHTYWLHTTPQTGDVAEAGLRNPEHPLLGAVVELPDDNGVVATGRLSARRQPWLTDHAVSGVALVPGSGLVELAIRAGDEVGDSRLDELVIDTPVRLPEEDGLRIRVTVGAADDGGRRPVSIDSTTDAADAWIRHATGVLTRADAPPAPESLAWPPAGAVPVDTTTLYAELEASGYGYGPAFQGLRAAWRRDDEIYAEVSLDDREREEAGAYGVHPALLDAALHAARLALPGDPATGDVRLPFAWNRVTLHAAGAATLRVRVVATGPDSVSLHLTDQDGTPVASVGSLLLRPVPGGRIDAGGPASTSLFEVGWAPIPIPATDGAHPRVTVVEARDTTDAPEPERARRLTAEVLDSLQRWESDPEAGRHPLVIVTHQGVALRDGETTDPAAAAVWGLVRAAQAEQPGEITIVDADGVVPPDLPATLSRAGEPQLAVRGDRAWAPRLKPLASAATTDAPRWRSDGTVLITGGTGGLGRVLARYLATAHGIRRLLLTSRSGPAAQGVAELTAELAEIGTEVHAVACDVSDRAALAALLADIPADRPLTAVVHTAGVLDDGVLAAMTPERFDRVFRPKVDAAWHLHELTEVLELDAFVLYSSAAGVLGSPGQANYAAANGFLDGLAARRRDQGLAAASMAWGLWEQDSGMTEHLAALDHGRLSRRGSTALTADQGTALFDAALATPAAVTVPAKLDLASLREGQVSGDRIPALLRALVRPARRVIRAAAEEERSFRQQLASKTPAEQDRVLVDLVRGEAAEVLGRAGAESVDANQAFKELGFDSLLAVELRNRLNARTGIRLPVTLVFDYPTATEIARQLRTELELGDPEQDPAGPPAPEPEHTDPDALARIAAMDVESLVARALDSSVNR; translated from the coding sequence ATGTCGAATGACGAGAAGCTTCGCGACTATCTCAGGCGCACGCTCGTGGACCTGCGCCAGGCGAATCAGCGGCTTCGGGATCTGGAGTCGGAGCCGGTGGCGGTGGTGGGGATGGGTTGTCGGTTGCCGGGTGGGGTGGGTTCGCCGCGGGAGTTGTGGCGGTTGGTGGTGTCCGGTGGTGACGGGGTGTCGGGGTTTCCGGTGGATCGGGGTTGGGATGTAGAGGGGTTGTTCGATCCGGATCCGGATCGGGTGGGTAAGTCGTATGTGCGTGAGGGTGGGTTTTTGCACGATGCGGCGGGTTTCGATGCGGAGTTCTTCGAGATTTCGCCGCGGGAGGCGTTGGCGATGAATCCGCAGCAGCGGTTGTTGTTGGAGACGTCGTGGGAGGTGTTCGAGGACGCTGGTCTGGATCCGGGGTCGTTGCGGGGGCGGGACGTGGGCGTGTTCGCCGGCGTCATGTACCACGACTACGCGCCGCACCTGCCGCACCGTCTGCCCGAGGGCGTGGAGGGCTACCTCGGCATCGGTGACTCGGGCAGCGCCACGACCGGCCGGGTGTCGTACGCGTTCGGCCTGCAGGGTCCCGCCGTGACGGTCGAGACGGCGTGTTCGTCGTCGTTGGTGGCGGTGCATCTGGGAGTGCAGGCGTTGCGGTCGGGGGAATGCTCGATGGCGTTGGCCGGCGGGGTCGCGGTGATGTCGACACCGGCGACGTTCGTGGAGTTCTCCCGCCAGCGCGGTCTGTCACCCGACGGCCGGTGCAAACCCTACGCCGCGGCCGCCGACGGCACCGGATGGTCCGAAGGCGTCGCCCTGATCCTGCTGGAACGCCTCTCCGACGCCATCGCCGCCGGACACCGCATCCACGCCGTGATCCGCGGCAGCGCCGTGAACCAGGACGGCGCCAGCAACGGCCTCACCGCCCCCAACGGCCCCGCCCAACAACGCGTCATCCGCCAAGCCCTCCGCAACGCCCGCCTGAACAGCACCGACATCGACGCCGTCGAAGGCCACGGCACCGGCACCACCCTCGGCGACCCCATCGAAGCCCAAGCCCTCATCGCCACCTACGGCCACCACCGCCCCGACGACCAACCCCTGTGGCTCGGCTCCCTCAAATCCAACATCGGTCACACCCAAGCCGCCGCCGGCGCCGCCGGCATCATCAAAATGATCCTCGCCATGCAACACGGCACCCTGCCGCAAAGCCTGCACATCGACGAACCCACCCCCCAGGTCGACTGGAGCAGCGGAACCGTCCGCCTCCTCACCACCAACCAACCCTGGCCCGAACGGCAACGCCCCCGCCGCGCCGCCGTGTCCTCCTTCGGCGTCAGCGGCACCAACGCCCACCTCATCCTCGAACAAGCACCCCCACCCCCCGAACCCCAACCCGAACCCGAACCCGAACCCGGGCTGTTCCACCACGCCCCCGCCACCCTCCCCCTCTCCGCGAAAACCCTGCCCGCCCTCCGCGAACAAGCCCAACGCCTCGCCACCCACCTACGCGACAACCCCACCACCGACCTGCACCACACCAGCCACCACCTCACCACCGGCCGCGCCCACCTGCATCACCGCGCCGTCGTCATCGCCCCCGACCACCCCACCGCCCTGCAGGCCCTCACCGCCCTACACACCGGCGACACCCACCCCAACCTCGTCACCGGCCGCGCCACCACCACCGGAAAAACCGTCCTCGTCTTCCCCGGCCAAGGCTCCCAATGGGCCGGCATGGGCGCCCACCTCCTCGACACCTGCCCCACCTTCGCCGCCCGCATCAACGACTGCGCCACCGCCCTGGCACCCCACATCACCTGGTCACTCACCGACGTCCTCCGCCAAAAACCCGACGCACCCACCCTCGACCGCGTCGACGTCGTGCAACCCGCGTCCTTCGCCATGATGGTCGCCCTCGCCGAACTCTGGCGCACCCTCGGCATCACCCCCGACGCCGTCGTCGGCCACTCCCAAGGCGAAATCGCCGCCGCCCACATCGCCGGCGCCCTCACCCTCGACGACGCCGCCGCCATCGTCGCCCTCCGCAGCCAAGCCATCGCCGACACCCTCGCCGGACACGGCGCCATGGCCACCCTCCCCCTCACCCTCACCGAAACCCACAAACGAATCGCCCCCTACCACCCCCACCTCGAAATAGCCGCCACCAACAGCCCCTCCTTCAACGTCGTCGCCGGCGACCCCACCGCCATCGACGACCTCCTCAACCACTGCGAAAACGACGGAATCCGCGCCCGCCGCATCCCCGTCGACTACGCCTCACACACCAGCCACGTCGAAAAACTCCACCCCACCCTCACCACACTCCTGCGCCACATCACCCCCACCCACGCCCACACCCCCTTCTACTCCACCGTCGACCAACAATTCATCACCGACACCACCACCCTCAACGCCGAATACTGGTACCGAAACCTCCGCCAACCCGTCCAATTCCACAACGCCATCACCGACCTCGCCCACCACGGCCACCACACCTACATCGAAACCAGCACCCACCCCGTCCTCACCATCAGCATCCACAACACCCTCGACCAACACCCCCAACCCACCACCACCACACCCACCCTCCGCCGCGACCACGACACCCCCCACCAAATCCTCACCACCGCCGCCCACCTCCACACCCACGGCACCCCCATCACCTGGCCCACCACCACACCCCCACCCCACACCCCCACCCCACCCACCTACCCCTTCCAACACCACACCTACTGGCTCCACACCACCCCACAGACCGGTGACGTCGCGGAGGCCGGCCTCCGGAACCCGGAGCATCCGCTGCTCGGCGCGGTGGTCGAACTACCGGACGACAACGGCGTGGTGGCCACCGGGCGGCTGTCCGCGCGCCGCCAGCCCTGGCTCACCGACCACGCCGTCTCGGGTGTCGCGCTGGTGCCGGGAAGCGGCCTGGTGGAGTTGGCGATCCGGGCCGGTGACGAGGTCGGCGACAGCAGGCTCGACGAACTCGTGATCGACACTCCCGTGCGGTTGCCCGAGGAGGACGGCCTGCGGATCCGCGTCACCGTCGGCGCGGCGGACGACGGTGGCCGGCGGCCGGTGTCCATCGACTCGACCACCGATGCGGCCGACGCCTGGATCAGGCACGCGACCGGCGTGCTCACCCGGGCGGACGCGCCCCCCGCGCCGGAGTCGCTCGCCTGGCCGCCCGCCGGAGCGGTTCCGGTGGACACCACCACCCTCTACGCCGAGCTCGAGGCGTCCGGATACGGCTACGGCCCGGCGTTCCAGGGACTTCGCGCCGCCTGGCGGCGCGACGACGAGATCTACGCCGAGGTGTCCCTCGACGACCGCGAGCGCGAGGAGGCCGGCGCGTACGGCGTCCACCCGGCGCTGCTCGACGCCGCGCTGCACGCCGCCCGCCTCGCGCTGCCCGGAGATCCCGCCACCGGGGACGTTCGACTGCCGTTCGCCTGGAACCGGGTGACCCTGCACGCCGCGGGCGCCGCCACGCTGCGGGTCCGGGTCGTCGCGACCGGCCCCGACTCGGTGAGCCTGCACCTGACGGACCAGGACGGCACACCGGTGGCGTCCGTGGGATCGCTGCTGCTGCGCCCGGTGCCGGGTGGCCGGATCGACGCGGGTGGTCCCGCCTCCACCAGTCTGTTCGAGGTCGGATGGGCCCCGATTCCGATACCGGCCACCGACGGCGCCCACCCCCGGGTCACCGTCGTCGAGGCCCGCGACACCACTGACGCGCCGGAGCCGGAGCGGGCCCGTCGGCTGACCGCCGAGGTGCTGGACTCGTTGCAGCGCTGGGAGTCCGATCCGGAGGCCGGTCGACACCCCCTCGTGATCGTGACCCATCAGGGCGTGGCGCTTCGCGACGGGGAAACCACCGATCCGGCGGCTGCGGCGGTGTGGGGCCTGGTACGCGCCGCTCAGGCCGAGCAGCCGGGCGAGATCACCATCGTGGACGCCGACGGGGTGGTGCCGCCGGACCTGCCGGCCACGCTCAGCCGCGCCGGCGAACCGCAGCTCGCCGTCCGCGGCGACCGGGCCTGGGCGCCGCGGCTGAAGCCGCTGGCATCGGCCGCCACGACGGACGCGCCACGCTGGCGGTCCGACGGCACGGTGCTCATCACCGGCGGCACCGGCGGTCTCGGCAGGGTGCTCGCCCGGTATCTCGCCACGGCCCACGGCATACGCCGGTTGCTGCTCACCAGCCGTAGCGGCCCGGCGGCCCAGGGCGTCGCCGAGTTGACCGCCGAGCTGGCGGAGATCGGCACGGAGGTCCACGCGGTCGCGTGCGACGTCTCGGACCGCGCCGCGCTCGCCGCACTGCTCGCGGACATCCCGGCGGACCGACCGCTCACGGCCGTCGTGCACACCGCGGGGGTGCTCGACGACGGCGTCCTCGCCGCGATGACGCCGGAGCGGTTCGACCGGGTGTTCCGGCCCAAGGTCGACGCCGCCTGGCACCTGCACGAGCTCACCGAGGTCCTCGAGCTCGATGCCTTCGTCCTCTACTCGTCGGCCGCCGGCGTGCTGGGCAGCCCGGGCCAGGCGAACTACGCCGCGGCCAACGGCTTCCTCGACGGGCTCGCCGCACGGCGCCGCGACCAGGGACTGGCCGCCGCCTCGATGGCGTGGGGCCTGTGGGAGCAGGACAGCGGGATGACCGAGCACCTCGCCGCGCTGGACCACGGCCGGTTGAGCCGGCGTGGGTCCACGGCGCTCACTGCCGACCAGGGCACGGCGCTCTTCGACGCCGCGCTGGCCACGCCGGCCGCGGTGACCGTGCCGGCGAAGCTCGACCTCGCGTCCCTACGCGAGGGCCAGGTGTCGGGGGATCGGATTCCCGCGCTCCTTCGGGCCCTCGTCCGGCCGGCACGGCGGGTGATCCGGGCCGCCGCCGAGGAGGAACGCTCATTCCGCCAGCAGCTCGCCTCGAAGACCCCCGCGGAGCAGGACCGGGTGCTGGTCGACCTGGTCCGGGGTGAGGCCGCGGAGGTGCTGGGACGCGCCGGCGCGGAGTCCGTGGACGCCAACCAGGCGTTCAAGGAACTCGGGTTCGACTCGCTGCTGGCGGTCGAGTTGCGCAACCGGCTCAACGCGCGTACGGGCATACGGCTGCCGGTCACGTTGGTCTTCGACTACCCCACCGCTACCGAGATCGCCCGTCAGCTGCGCACCGAGCTGGAACTCGGCGACCCGGAGCAGGATCCGGCCGGCCCGCCCGCGCCGGAACCGGAGCACACCGACCCGGACGCGCTCGCCCGGATCGCCGCCATGGACGTCGAGAGCCTGGTGGCACGGGCACTCGACAGCAGCGTCAACCGTTGA
- a CDS encoding BTAD domain-containing putative transcriptional regulator: MVPLVGVKQRAALGFLLLNANEVVPTSRLLQALWGDRPPATARKILQNAVSGLRRTLVDVELVTRAPGYGLFVGRERVDWFLFQDQAARGRAALATGDLKVATEILGGALDLWRGPLLSDLVEVGIDWPELYPIRYQRLDVLEDYFDARLALGQHFEVVGSLGREVQLEPARERLCGQYMLALYRSGRQVEALAAYRRTRHVLTEELGLDPDPHLQELERSILNHDPALAGPQAGGVAGAPTPATAATAAVVPRAAAERKPVSVLLLRVDPDAGREGRDPEDVDELSRSLTALVRHEVERRGGTLHHVVGSVWMVLFGIPRTQVDDAHMAVQAAVAIRDRIAARAVTVPGFGSLTTQVAVTTGEALVTYADGDADRVAEVSGEALAWCQQLLTWARPGEVRACDTTRQVAGCEFGYEATTQPGSWSVVTVPAACTSHTSTPFVERDREMQLLCVLFDDARRRGRPHLVTLLGESGIGKSRLVLELGRVVADPQHVPFRYLVGQTRHSSDAPLEPIAEIIRQYATIRPRDERDAAERKLEAAVRTMLPPGDGGASALRDLRDLLFTPEAAVADGVRDRVVATCRQLFEEIAADGGLAIVIEDIHRADDLLLDFLEGLVEESRPVPLVVLATARPELQDRRPHWGGGKRNASTVTLEPLSSAAASGLLTSLLDHHGLRHLMRSDQVGESRISGNPLFAQEYVRMLREGVSLRRRLETPARAGADPGHGDDRVVSLPQSVYTIVAARLDRLPRAEKTVLQVAALLDDPVSASSIAVVAECDPVEAQRCLENLERNGFLRRASGPGALAGQEYCFADVLVRDVAYAQVPRAVRARHAGRAGSDLLRRS; the protein is encoded by the coding sequence GTGGTACCGCTGGTCGGCGTCAAACAGCGTGCCGCCCTGGGTTTCCTCCTGCTCAACGCCAACGAGGTCGTTCCCACCAGTCGACTGCTGCAGGCGCTGTGGGGAGATCGACCGCCGGCCACGGCGCGCAAGATCCTGCAGAACGCCGTCTCCGGCCTGCGCCGGACCCTCGTCGACGTCGAGCTGGTGACCAGGGCGCCCGGCTACGGGCTGTTCGTCGGCCGCGAGCGAGTGGACTGGTTCCTGTTCCAGGACCAGGCGGCACGGGGTCGGGCGGCGTTGGCCACCGGTGACCTGAAGGTGGCGACCGAGATCCTGGGCGGCGCGCTCGACCTCTGGCGCGGGCCGCTGCTGTCCGACCTGGTCGAGGTGGGTATCGACTGGCCGGAGCTCTACCCGATCCGCTATCAGCGGCTCGACGTGCTGGAGGACTACTTCGACGCGCGTCTCGCCCTCGGGCAGCACTTCGAGGTGGTCGGGTCGCTCGGCCGCGAGGTGCAACTGGAGCCCGCCCGGGAGAGGCTGTGCGGGCAGTACATGCTGGCGCTGTACCGCAGCGGGCGCCAGGTGGAGGCCCTCGCCGCCTACCGCAGGACGAGGCACGTCCTGACCGAGGAACTGGGCCTCGATCCCGACCCCCACCTGCAGGAGCTCGAGCGCAGCATCCTCAACCACGACCCGGCGCTGGCCGGTCCGCAGGCCGGCGGCGTGGCCGGCGCCCCCACCCCGGCCACGGCGGCGACCGCCGCCGTCGTGCCGAGGGCGGCGGCGGAGCGCAAGCCGGTGAGCGTGTTGCTGCTGCGCGTCGACCCGGACGCCGGGCGGGAGGGCCGGGACCCCGAGGACGTCGACGAGCTGTCCCGGAGCCTCACCGCTCTGGTGCGACACGAGGTCGAGAGGCGAGGTGGCACGCTCCACCACGTGGTCGGATCGGTGTGGATGGTCCTGTTCGGCATACCGCGGACGCAGGTGGACGATGCCCACATGGCGGTGCAGGCGGCGGTGGCGATCAGGGACCGCATCGCGGCCCGCGCCGTGACCGTGCCGGGCTTCGGCTCGCTGACCACCCAGGTCGCCGTCACCACGGGAGAGGCGCTCGTCACGTACGCCGACGGCGACGCCGACCGGGTCGCCGAGGTGAGTGGCGAGGCGCTCGCCTGGTGTCAGCAGCTGTTGACCTGGGCCCGTCCGGGCGAGGTGCGCGCCTGCGACACCACCCGCCAGGTCGCCGGCTGCGAGTTCGGCTACGAGGCCACCACGCAGCCCGGCAGTTGGTCGGTGGTGACCGTGCCGGCCGCGTGCACCTCGCACACCTCGACGCCGTTCGTCGAACGCGATCGGGAGATGCAGCTCCTGTGCGTCCTCTTCGACGACGCGCGGCGGCGCGGGCGACCGCATCTGGTGACGTTGCTCGGCGAGTCCGGCATCGGCAAGAGCCGGCTCGTCCTCGAACTGGGCCGGGTGGTCGCGGACCCGCAGCATGTGCCTTTCCGCTATCTCGTCGGTCAGACCCGGCACTCCTCCGACGCCCCGCTGGAGCCGATCGCCGAGATCATCCGCCAGTACGCGACGATCCGCCCCCGCGACGAGCGGGATGCCGCGGAACGCAAGCTCGAGGCCGCCGTACGGACGATGCTGCCGCCGGGCGACGGCGGCGCCTCAGCGCTGCGGGACCTGCGCGACCTCCTGTTCACGCCGGAGGCCGCGGTGGCCGATGGTGTCCGGGACCGCGTCGTGGCCACGTGTCGGCAGCTGTTCGAGGAGATCGCCGCCGACGGCGGGCTCGCGATCGTCATCGAGGACATCCATCGGGCCGACGACCTCCTGCTCGACTTCCTCGAAGGCCTCGTCGAGGAGTCCCGGCCGGTTCCGCTGGTGGTTCTCGCCACCGCGCGTCCCGAACTGCAGGACCGCCGGCCGCACTGGGGCGGCGGAAAGCGGAACGCCTCCACGGTCACGCTGGAGCCGCTCTCCTCCGCCGCCGCCAGCGGTCTGCTCACCTCGTTGCTCGACCATCACGGACTGCGTCACCTCATGCGCTCCGATCAGGTGGGCGAATCGCGGATCAGCGGCAACCCGCTGTTCGCCCAGGAATACGTACGGATGTTGCGGGAGGGGGTCTCCCTGCGCCGCCGGCTGGAGACTCCCGCCCGGGCCGGCGCCGACCCGGGGCACGGCGACGACCGGGTGGTGTCGCTTCCGCAGTCCGTCTACACCATCGTCGCGGCGCGCCTGGACCGGCTACCCCGTGCCGAGAAGACGGTGCTGCAGGTTGCGGCGTTGCTGGACGACCCGGTCTCCGCCTCCTCGATCGCGGTCGTCGCCGAGTGCGATCCGGTGGAGGCACAGCGGTGCCTGGAGAACCTGGAACGCAACGGCTTCCTGCGGCGGGCCTCCGGGCCCGGTGCTCTCGCCGGGCAGGAGTACTGCTTCGCGGATGTGCTCGTTCGCGATGTCGCCTACGCCCAGGTGCCCCGGGCGGTGCGAGCCCGCCATGCCGGCCGAGCCGGGTCCGACCTGCTGCGCCGGTCCTGA
- a CDS encoding NADP-dependent oxidoreductase, with product MRASSQDRFGGPEVLTVIETDRPVAGPDEVLVEVKAASVNYGEAHVREGRAAGTRPPFTLGSDLSGVASEVGVNVGRFQPSDEVYGIFFIGTFAEYVAVPASSLAVKPAGVDHVTAAALPVAAQTAMTAVEAAGAAPGRRILIHAAAGGVGHLAVQLAKLRGAYVIATARAAKHDFLRDLGADELVDYQAVDFTEAVQDVDVVFDLIGGEYGPRSLRCLRPGGTLLAATMNPGTNAEQAEALGRHYAWVGVRPDGSQLEQVGKLVEQGLLRVHVDRVYPLEQLAEAHRYSGTGRVRGKVVITI from the coding sequence ATGCGCGCCTCGAGTCAGGACCGGTTCGGCGGTCCCGAGGTCCTCACCGTCATCGAGACGGATCGGCCGGTGGCCGGCCCGGACGAGGTGCTGGTGGAGGTGAAGGCGGCCTCGGTGAACTACGGCGAGGCGCACGTCCGCGAGGGTCGGGCGGCCGGCACCCGTCCGCCCTTCACCCTCGGCTCCGACCTCTCCGGAGTGGCGTCCGAGGTCGGCGTCAACGTGGGTCGTTTCCAGCCCAGCGACGAGGTGTACGGCATCTTCTTCATCGGCACGTTCGCCGAGTACGTCGCGGTGCCGGCGAGCAGTCTCGCCGTCAAGCCCGCCGGCGTCGACCACGTGACGGCCGCCGCCCTTCCGGTCGCCGCGCAGACCGCCATGACCGCGGTCGAGGCGGCCGGCGCGGCCCCCGGCCGACGCATCCTCATCCACGCGGCAGCCGGCGGCGTCGGTCACCTCGCCGTCCAACTGGCGAAGCTGCGCGGCGCGTACGTCATCGCCACCGCGCGGGCGGCGAAGCACGACTTCCTACGCGACCTCGGCGCCGACGAACTCGTGGACTACCAGGCCGTCGACTTCACCGAGGCGGTCCAGGACGTGGACGTGGTCTTCGATCTCATCGGCGGCGAGTACGGCCCGCGGTCCCTGCGCTGCCTCCGCCCGGGTGGCACCCTGCTGGCCGCGACGATGAACCCCGGCACCAACGCGGAGCAGGCCGAGGCGCTCGGCCGGCACTACGCCTGGGTGGGCGTCCGACCCGACGGCTCGCAGCTCGAACAGGTCGGCAAGCTGGTCGAGCAGGGCCTGCTGCGGGTGCACGTCGACCGCGTCTATCCCCTTGAGCAACTGGCGGAGGCGCACCGCTACAGCGGCACGGGCCGGGTCAGGGGCAAGGTCGTCATCACCATCTGA
- a CDS encoding cytochrome P450, which produces MTDQLSEPMTIPTRRDDPLQPPDRLRRPMPITRLSFPDGHLGWLVTRHSTARQVLSDPRFSARQELVHFPVPLPISQRTEPADPGWLVRMDPPDHTRYRRLLQGQFTTRRLRQLTPRVEKLAEEHLDAMERLGPPVDLVEAYALPIPSLVICELLGVPYADREEFQHHTAMLTRLNTTTDGMMAAVQALGAYVHQLVGRKRAEAGDDLLSGLVHSGELTDEELTNIAMLLLITGHETTAHMIAHGVYALLRHDDQLRALREDPALIDRTVEELLRHLAIVQTGISRAALEDVELEGELVRAGETVTVWISNVNRDPDVFDDPDRLDITRVATGHMSFGHGLHQCMGQPLARIEMRTAYQALFQRFPTLRLAVPPDEIPMRNEMAVYGVQRLPVAWD; this is translated from the coding sequence ATGACCGACCAGCTGTCCGAGCCGATGACCATCCCCACGCGGCGCGACGACCCCCTCCAGCCGCCGGACCGGTTGCGCCGACCGATGCCGATCACCCGGCTGTCCTTCCCGGACGGTCATCTCGGCTGGTTGGTCACCCGACACTCGACGGCCCGCCAGGTGCTCAGCGACCCCCGGTTCAGCGCCCGGCAGGAACTGGTGCACTTTCCGGTGCCACTGCCGATCTCCCAACGTACCGAGCCGGCGGACCCGGGTTGGCTGGTCCGGATGGACCCGCCGGACCACACCCGGTACCGCCGCCTGCTGCAGGGGCAGTTCACCACCAGGCGGCTGCGCCAGCTGACCCCGCGGGTGGAGAAGCTCGCCGAGGAGCACCTCGACGCGATGGAGCGCCTCGGACCGCCGGTGGACCTCGTCGAGGCGTACGCCCTGCCGATCCCGTCCCTGGTCATCTGCGAGCTGCTGGGCGTGCCGTACGCCGACCGCGAGGAGTTCCAGCACCACACCGCCATGCTGACCCGCCTCAACACCACCACCGACGGGATGATGGCGGCGGTGCAGGCACTCGGCGCCTACGTCCACCAACTCGTCGGCCGCAAACGCGCCGAGGCCGGCGACGACCTGCTCAGCGGGCTGGTGCACAGCGGGGAGCTCACCGACGAGGAGCTCACCAACATCGCCATGCTGCTGCTCATCACCGGTCACGAGACGACGGCGCACATGATCGCGCACGGTGTGTACGCCCTGCTGCGGCACGACGACCAGTTGCGGGCCCTGCGCGAGGACCCGGCACTGATCGACCGGACGGTCGAGGAACTCCTGCGTCACCTGGCCATCGTCCAGACCGGGATATCCCGGGCCGCGCTGGAGGACGTCGAGCTCGAGGGTGAGCTGGTGCGGGCCGGCGAGACCGTGACGGTCTGGATCTCCAACGTCAACCGGGATCCGGACGTCTTCGACGACCCGGACCGGTTGGACATCACCCGGGTCGCCACCGGGCACATGTCCTTCGGGCACGGTCTGCACCAGTGCATGGGCCAGCCACTCGCCCGCATCGAGATGCGAACCGCGTACCAGGCGCTGTTCCAGCGCTTTCCCACCCTGCGTCTGGCGGTGCCGCCGGACGAGATCCCCATGCGCAACGAGATGGCCGTGTACGGCGTGCAGCGCCTTCCCGTCGCCTGGGACTGA